GGtatgttttcctctttctttttattatttaataaagtttttatgaaatttattgGAAAAAAGCACTACAAATATTTCATATTAAACACGAGTctaccaaaaaatatttgaccCCTAAATAATATGGATATTTCATATTGAAATGAAGAAATGGTGGGTTGCCTGCCAATTAGCATGAGGTCCATGACTGGAGATAATTAAGCAGCATAAAGCATTTGGCCAAAAGCTGGGTTTGTAAGAGAAATGCCTTTTCATCAAAGTAAATCACGTGAATTAGTGCCCACTAATTATTGGATTTCAATTGGTATTATATCAAAAAGTACGGACTCCGGCCGCCTAGCCGTAGTCGCGCCGTACACTGATCTTGACTCTGGTAAGTCGGGGTGTTGGTGAATGAGTGAGGCCTTgattaaacaaagaaaagctTCCATCTAATTAGCAATACTACTTTGAAAAAGATTAATTATGCTTTATTAGTCAAAAAAACCCCCCCGAAAATGGGGTAAAAAGTTAGCCTAGGGGGCCTTGCTTTATTACAAATACCACTCTAATCAAAAATTTGTACCCAGTTCGTGTCCTATTACCATTACCATAGAGTGTATTAATCTAGCATAATTTAGACTGTTGCTAGATTTTTTGTTGAGAAAGTTAAATTGTGGAACCAAATCATGTAGCtttgaaatcaaatcaattgGGCCACCTAGGTGTCGATGTGGAAATGGTACATTTGGACGAGGAAGACAGTAATCAAccattgaaataaataaagaaaaaggttgGGAAGAATTCCcggaaaaagaaatttgtttgaattgatggagagagaaaagggaaGGATGGAGGGGGTTTCAATTGGAGATGTGAATTGATGTGTGGAAGTCCCAATTATTGTGTCTCAGTAGTCTTTCACTCTCGAGCCCAGTGCTTTCTTCTTCAAGTTGactcttcttctttatcttcttcgtcttctttcatttcctttttctcactcactcctctcGATGAGCCGGATGTCAAAAGCTCAGTTTTTACCAACAACGGCCATGCTCTAGTTTCCCTCAGCCCCCCATCCATGCTTAGACAGGCCATACCCAATCCCACGTGGAAAGaccttcttcatctttttatttttttttattttttttattttgcatacTATATCATTTCTTTACATTCATTTACTACCTAATTACGTAAATGTAAATAGTAGGAACTTGCCTGCCGAATACGTAATTACGTGAATAGTAAAGGTGGGGCCAGTGAGAGTAGATGTAGAGGTGGTCCCCTCCGTATATTGTTGTAGGGTAGCAGTGGGGTCTCGGTGTCAAGTGCATGTGCCCACTGCCCGACATCATGAGAATTTAGTTTTTTAGGCTGAATTTATAGACGCTAGGTTTGCCTTTATAAAGCAGAGATTATTGGTATATTAGCCGATAATAATATGCCATTATGTCTCACGAAAGGTTACACACCCACATTATatcctctccctctctttgcCAAGACTCACTCACTCAGCCTAGACCAAAGCAACACACGAAAGGAAATAATGCAAAAAGACAtacacaaattaaaaaataaaaagaaggaaaggaacCAAAAGGATGAAAAGGGGAGAAGTGCCTCTGCCTCCTCGGCTTTTGATAAAAACGAAAAGGAAcattctttaattaaaaaggtTTAATTATTTCATATAATTATAGGATAATGTATTTCtcaattttaagaaaaactgCGCTTATAATTCAAGTGATAAAGGGCAAATGCCGGTGCACCCGAAGTCCCTCTCCTTTACTATCACTTAAAACATTTTTAGGGTGGTgttaaacgaaccctaaaattaagtAAGTACACCTTATAACCTAAGTACTccataattttaaaatcaaaatgtaaaatgaTCTAAGAAAAACTGCCTACAAAGAACTTATAACttaagtggttaagagcagCTACTGGTGTACCtgagctctctctcccccacCATCGcttacataaaataataataaaatcgTGTCAAACTTACCCAGCAGAAAGGGAACTTGGGCCTAAAGTCTAAAGAGAACGCATATGAAAGACCTAGGGGCCTGGTAAAAAGGCTTTAGACGGAAACTCAGCGCACGAATCTGGGGAACAGAGGCCCACAACAGTAACAACAGGGAACGGGCCATCTCTTTAACCAGGTTAACCCAAGGGAGTTGGTCTAACTCAATTTAGCAGGCTGGCCCAAGGAGAGAAGTGGCGCATAAGAGATTAGTTGAAGTTTAAAGGATAcgattaattataaataaattcatgacATAACTTGAACCACCAAAGCGTAGCATTTAAATAACACATAAATTATTATACAACCTCAACATCAGGCAACCATAACATGAACTTATTAACCCCATGATCTATATTATCTAGGAGATCAGATCAGATCAGATCAGATCAGAGTATATTTACAAAAGCCCCCATATATTGTCTAGTGATTGGATGTATGCAGAGACGCAACAGTGGAGACCAAGGAATCCACCCCACAAGAATTATGACCTCTGCAGATCTTGTAAAAGCCCTCCTCTCCCCAACTCTGTCCCCATGAGTTCTTCAAGATCCAGTAAGGCTTCTCCTTAAATCGGATCGGAGCAAAACCAGAAGAACCATACCCCACGAGAAGCACTCCATGATCGATACGCTTTCCGCAGATGTAAGGGCATGAAACTCCCTTTACGTATGTTTGCATGAACACGGCATTGATCCCAACTGCACCCACCATGAGAAACAAATTCAAGATTCATTGTCATTGTCATTGTCTCCAGCTACATTGTTTAATTCTACTAAAATGGTACAAGAAAAGGatcaaaaagagagaagaatcCAGTTCTAGGAATGCTAAGCTAAAGTACCTGCAAGTGGGCCATGGTGCACCAAATTTGCAGCAATTTGATCTTCGTCTGTGGAAATAACGCTGAAGTTAGATACAGCAGCAACAACTTTGCTCTTGTCAAATTTGCAGGTATCATCAGTCCCAGTGTAAGGATAGTCCTTCTCTCGCTCTAGTCCACCAGCCTTGAGTGTGTACTCGAATGCATTGTTCATCAGCCCACCATTACACCCCGAGTCGCATGAACCAAATTCTTCTGGATCACACTGCAAAAGGTACAGGCTTTAATATAAGAGAATGCCATGGTGACAGTGAAATCCCGTCTTCCCTAATCCCTGTGTTGAGATAAGGATTAAGGAAGCAACCCAACTTCACAAATTAACACACACTGACACTTGCAGAGCTTTATCTAAATCTGTGGCTTCCCTATCCCTAATCCCTATGTTAAAATAAGGATTAAGGTAGAAAGCCGGCTGCCCAAATTAACACACATTGACACTGCCTCTACCACTAGTACAAGTCAAAGTCACAGTTTTTTTCTGCACCATGAGTGTTTACCAAACAGCATACTGTCTCAAACAACACATAGTTCTCTTAGTTTACGGTAtcttcaataaaaaataaaatattcaaatgcATGTCATATTGGAAAAGTAAatggaagaacaaaaacaagagaaCTTATTCTAACACACCAGAAATCGTTAGAGACACTGCAATACAGTCAAATTTATACACTGAATGAAGCAACCAGCTTTCAGGTTTTGTTCAACTCAATTAGGAAAAGTTTAATACTTTTAAGTATAGCAAAGATCAACAGATTATTCATTCTCTTAGCAAGGTAATCAAGGTAATTAATGGTAAAAATGTAAAAGAGTAGAACCTCATGGTCGCAGTCCACAAGCTGCTGCTCACTAAGACTCAAGAGCTCCCCTGTTTGCAAATAATGAGCTCCTTCCAAAGCTCCCGTCGCACTAAATGCCCAGCACGACCCACAAGACCCCTAATTTCACCGTCACACCCCCCGAAAATAAAGTTAACAACCAATAAAcataccaaaaacaaaaccaaaaaccaaaaaaatatatatatttacctGGTCCTTCACCGGTGTGACAGCACCTTTGTCGCGCCAATCGAAGTCGGTTGGAAGATCATTGGTAGGAAGGATGGGAGCCTTGTTAGCGTCTGATGGCAGCCGGAGACGCTTTAGTCCGAGAAAATTCCGGCGAAACTCCGACGGAGTGAGATCGGAGAACTTGGTGACACCGTGGACGGCAGTGGGGTCGAGCCCCTGGTGGCGCTTGGCTCGGCGCAGGTTCGCCTTAAAGACGCCGAACCTGTAGTCGTGCTCCTCTTGAGTCGCGTAGGTCTTTCCGAACGTAGCTTTGAAGCTGGAGAAGTGGCGCTCGGCGTGGAGGAGTAGATTGTCGTTGGCTTCCGGTACGACTTGTTGGATCAGAGGGTCAGCGTCGTTAGGAGTTACGGTGGACGCGACCGCAGAGGTCAGGagagaaaggaagaggaggagggagACGAGAGTGGTGGGGCGATCCATTGCTAGTGTGTGCGAATGTGAGGAGCGTTGAGAAGCCTTGAAATGGAGGGATTTTATTGGATTTTTCAGAGATATCggatattttgggtttggttatCTGGTTGGGTGTGCTTCCCAGAAGATTGTAACTTTGTAAACACGTGGTTTGTTTTGGTTCGTATGTTTGTCACCAAGTTGAGCTACAAACCAAATACGAGAAAGAGATGGGTTGGTTCCCTTTGCTACATACGACTTTTTGGTACATGGGGATGGCTTCTACTCCATTATTGTTGCTTGTCATCTAGCGTCCCTCCATACAAACGTCCCCTTCCttaatttaattcattttgtttaatttgaattatgaaattagATTAGGCCAGAGATGCTCAAAAAACTGGAGCCAacacttatttttattttttacgaaTGATATTCTAATATACTTTAAAGTATGCAAAGAGCAACGAACTCGAATGTAATAGAACGAGCACACTCTCTCGATCAACTAACCTAACCCACATTTGTAAAGTCCAACGTTTTAAAGGCGTGTCATATTGGGTTGTCATACTACATTCAAGTATTGGGCCGTGCAATTGGTGAACTCAAATCTGTTTGGGGCAAATGGGCCCACTTTGTGTTAGGTAGTGTTTGGGGTAGCCCAACTTAATTTTCGGCCTACTTGGGTAGCCCAACTTTGAGCATACAAAAGAACCAACAAAGGAAAAGGCGGGACAGGTTCCGAGTCTTCTGACCCAAGAGTGCAAGGTAATTACCAGACGCCTACACAAACGCGGTGTTTTTCGTAATTCTATAATTACTTTTACCGCCCGCTTTCAGGGGTATAGATCAGGCGTACACAAGCCTACGCTAACCCAGAGATTTATTGGTTGCAATCGGGTAAAAGTCAAATAACCGACGATATTCTTCTCTTTCAACTAACAGTTCGACGACACGTACACAATTTGCGTGATTTAAAGGCTGCTGTGCGTCGGGGTTAATTAGTTAAGGCAGAGGCGCAAAGGCAAGGAGAAGAGAGCGTCTCCCTTTCTTACAAATTTTGACTTGCGGTTAGCTTTGGGGGTCTCTGGTCAGCCAGAAACAGCAACAATCCCTAAGATTTTGGGAGGTTTTGAGAAGTGAGGCAAGACGATGGAGGAGGAGCGTGGTAATGGTAGTAGTAGTAGCAGGAACTTGGACACAGGGAAGGCCGAGAGCCCGGTGTGGCTGATGAAGTGCCCGGTGGTCGTAGCCAAGTCATGGAACTCTCACAACCCCTCTGATCCCCACCCTCTCTCCAAAGTCGTCCTCTCTCTCGATCCCCTCCGCGCCGACGACCCCTCTTCCCTCGAGGTtcttattactttttttgcAATTCGATCAATTTTCTGAGTATACTTGGTGTGCTTTCGGAGTTCTTGTTATGAATTTGTTAATTAGTGCTAGAATTTTGAACACTTTAGCTTCAGCTCAATTACCTTGAAGCTTAAGCTTAATTGCTACTTATTCTTTGgtaaaaccctaatttctcTTGTGCTCGACGACTGATTGCTTGTGTTTTTGTGATCATAGTCTCATTCTTACAACTTGATTGATTGGGGTTTTGTGGCTCATATTGATTTCAAAACCGaatgcttctttctttctattctCCATTGATTGTTTGCTTATGCTCTCTAATTTTGCATTCAGTTCAAAATGGAGATGGCTGGCAGCAGTGGGGCTGCTAATTTGCCCAAAAGTTATTCCTTGAATATGTTTAAAGACTTCGTTCCCATGTGCGTTTTCTCCGAGACAAATCAAGGTGAGGATCAGGAATTACATCTTCTGGCACTCATCCTATTTATACTTTTTCTTTCGTAAATACCTAATgtaattcttctttttttgttttaataatgCACTTTCAAGCTAATGTTTCAACTTTGTGTTGATTGCAAacatttcttctctttcatgACGGTGTTTGTGATTTCATGATATGTCGGCATGATTTTAGCACTGATGGCGCTGTGCCTAGTCTAAGTAGCGAGATTTCTTATATTTGACCATGGCACATTAAACAAATATGgaaaaaattgggttttgggcTGTTGAAATTGATTGGTCGAAGACATATGATGTATCTCTGTTGTAGATTATGAACATGTATGCGCGGTTATCCAACTACTTAGGCTAACCTGTACAACGTTATTGCTTAATTGCTCTATCTATTATCTAGCGCCATTTTGTCTATAAAATCCTATGTTATGACTGTGCCTTTATCTTTCCTCCTCAACCATTTTACTAGCCTTTATCTCATAGTTGTCGAACATTTTACTTCTTCACCCTTTTATTGtagtaaaaaaatcatcttcATTTTAGGCAAGGTTTCTATGGAAGGGAAAGTAGAGCATAAGTTTGACATGAAGCCCCATGGTTCAAACATTGAGGAGTATGGAAAGTTGTGTCGTGAAAGGACAAACAAGTCAATGATCAAGAATAGGCAAATACAGGTAGCCATTATCTGCCATACGTTTCTGAGATAACAGCTCTTGTTGTATATGaataattgattttatttgtcTCTCTTGTTGctttaattcattttaaagGTGATTGACAATGACCGAGGAATACATATGAGGCCCATGCCTGGTATGATTGGCTTGATTTCATCCACTTCCAAGGTATCAACTTCCTTCCTATTCATTCTTTGCACAAACTAATACCAAAACAAGGAATTAGTTCTTGAATTATCTATGGCAGGATAAGAAGAAAACTCAACCGGTT
The window above is part of the Prunus dulcis chromosome 1, ALMONDv2, whole genome shotgun sequence genome. Proteins encoded here:
- the LOC117616209 gene encoding transcription initiation factor IIF subunit beta-like, with product MEEERGNGSSSSRNLDTGKAESPVWLMKCPVVVAKSWNSHNPSDPHPLSKVVLSLDPLRADDPSSLEFKMEMAGSSGAANLPKSYSLNMFKDFVPMCVFSETNQGKVSMEGKVEHKFDMKPHGSNIEEYGKLCRERTNKSMIKNRQIQVIDNDRGIHMRPMPGMIGLISSTSKDKKKTQPVKQSDMKRTRRDRGELEDIVFKLFEKQPNWTLKQLVQETDQPAQFLKEILNELCVYNKRGTNQGTYELKPEYKKSVEDTAE
- the LOC117614355 gene encoding cysteine proteinase 15A-like, with amino-acid sequence MDRPTTLVSLLLFLSLLTSAVASTVTPNDADPLIQQVVPEANDNLLLHAERHFSSFKATFGKTYATQEEHDYRFGVFKANLRRAKRHQGLDPTAVHGVTKFSDLTPSEFRRNFLGLKRLRLPSDANKAPILPTNDLPTDFDWRDKGAVTPVKDQGSCGSCWAFSATGALEGAHYLQTGELLSLSEQQLVDCDHECDPEEFGSCDSGCNGGLMNNAFEYTLKAGGLEREKDYPYTGTDDTCKFDKSKVVAAVSNFSVISTDEDQIAANLVHHGPLAVGINAVFMQTYVKGVSCPYICGKRIDHGVLLVGYGSSGFAPIRFKEKPYWILKNSWGQSWGEEGFYKICRGHNSCGVDSLVSTVASLHTSNH